In a genomic window of uncultured Flavobacterium sp.:
- the rpoC gene encoding DNA-directed RNA polymerase subunit beta' codes for MMNNRNNNKDKNPIKRFNKISIGLASPESILKESRGEVLKPETINYRTHKPERDGLFCERIFGPVKDFECACGKYKRIRYKGIICDRCGVEVTEKKVRRDRVGHINLVVPIAHIWYFRSLPNKIGYILGLPSKKLDMIIYYERYVVIQAGIAKNADGESLQRLDFLTEEEYLNILDTLPQENQYLDDLDPNKFVAKMGAECIMDLLARIDLDALSYELRHSANNETSKQRKTEALKRLQVVESFRESNLNRENRPEWMIMKVVPVIPPELRPLVPLDGGRFATSDLNDLYRRVIIRNNRLKRLMEIKAPEVILRNEKRMLQESVDSLFDNTRKASAVKTESNRPLKSLSDSLKGKQGRFRQNLLGKRVDYSARSVIVVGPELKLFECGLPKDMASELYKPFVIRKLIERGIVKTVKSAKKIIDKKEPVVWDILENVIKGHPVLLNRAPTLHRLGIQAFQPKLIEGKAIQLHPLVCTAFNADFDGDQMAVHLPLGPEAILEAQLLMLASHNILNPANGAPITVPSQDMVLGLYYMTKERISTPEHIILGQDLTFYSAEEVNIALNEGRLELNARVRIRAKDFNDAGELVYKIIQTTAGRVLFNEVVPEAAGYINDVLTKKNLRDIIGHILSVTDVPTTAAFLDNMKDMGYKFAFRGGLSFSLGDIRIPEQKTKLIADAREQVEGISVNYNMGLITNNERYNQVIDVWTSANAQLTELAMKNIREDQQGFNSVYMMLDSGARGSKEQIRQLTGMRGLMAKPKKSTAGGGEIIENPILSNFKEGLSILEYFISTHGARKGLADTALKTADAGYLTRRLHDVSQDVIVNIEDCGTLRGVEVSALKKNEEIVESLGERILGRVALQDVINPLTNEVMVQSGQQITEAIMRTIEASPIERVEVRSPLTCEALKGICAKCYGRNLATGKMTQRGEAVGVIAAQSIGEPGTQLTLRTFHVGGVAGGISEESSIITRFNGRLEIEDLKTVKGEDSEGNAVDIVVSRSTELKLVDEKTGIVLNTHNIPYGSSIFVKDGEVVTKGSVICKWDPYNGVIVSEFTGKIAYEDLEQGQSFMVEIDEQTGFQEKVISEARNKKLIPTLLVYGKEGELIRSYNLPVGAHLMVENGEKIKAGKVLVKIPRRSSKAGDITGGLPRITELLEARNPSNPAVVSEIDGVVSFGKIKRGNREIVIESKFGEIKKYLVKLSSQILVQENDFVRAGVPLSDGAITPDDILRIQGPAAVQQYLVNEIQEVYRLQGVKINDKHFEVVIRQMMRKVRVQDPGDTLFLEDQLIHTKDFIVQNDKLYGMKVVEDAGDSAVLKPGQIISPRDLRDENSLLKRNDKNLVVARDVITATATPVLQGITRASLQTKSFISAASFQETTKVLNEAAVAGKVDDLEGLKENVIVGHRIPAGTGMREYDNTIVGSKDDYNEMMANKEEYIY; via the coding sequence ATGATGAATAATAGAAATAATAATAAAGATAAGAATCCTATAAAAAGATTTAACAAAATCTCGATAGGATTAGCTTCACCAGAATCTATCTTGAAAGAATCAAGAGGAGAGGTGTTGAAACCTGAAACAATTAACTACAGAACTCACAAACCAGAGCGTGACGGATTATTCTGCGAAAGAATCTTCGGACCTGTTAAGGATTTTGAGTGTGCTTGTGGTAAATATAAAAGAATTCGTTACAAAGGTATCATCTGTGACCGTTGTGGTGTTGAAGTTACTGAGAAAAAAGTACGTCGTGACAGAGTAGGACACATCAATCTTGTTGTGCCAATTGCTCACATCTGGTACTTCCGTTCTCTTCCAAACAAAATTGGTTATATCCTTGGTCTTCCATCTAAGAAATTAGATATGATCATTTACTACGAAAGATATGTAGTAATTCAAGCTGGTATTGCTAAAAATGCAGATGGAGAATCTTTACAAAGATTAGATTTCTTAACTGAAGAAGAATATTTGAATATTTTAGATACTCTTCCGCAAGAAAATCAATATTTAGATGATTTAGATCCTAATAAATTTGTTGCCAAAATGGGAGCAGAATGTATTATGGATTTATTAGCTCGTATTGACTTAGATGCTTTATCTTATGAATTAAGACACAGCGCTAACAACGAAACATCTAAACAACGTAAAACTGAAGCTTTAAAAAGATTACAAGTTGTTGAGTCTTTCCGTGAGTCTAACTTAAACCGCGAAAATCGTCCTGAGTGGATGATTATGAAAGTGGTTCCAGTTATTCCACCAGAATTACGTCCGCTTGTGCCACTTGATGGAGGTCGTTTTGCAACTTCAGATTTAAATGACTTATACCGTCGTGTAATTATCCGTAATAACCGTTTGAAAAGATTAATGGAGATTAAAGCTCCAGAAGTTATCTTAAGAAACGAAAAACGTATGTTGCAAGAATCTGTAGATTCATTATTTGATAACACTCGTAAAGCTTCTGCTGTTAAAACAGAATCTAACAGACCATTAAAATCATTATCTGATTCCTTAAAAGGTAAGCAAGGACGTTTCCGTCAAAACTTACTTGGAAAACGTGTGGATTATTCTGCTCGTTCGGTAATTGTTGTTGGTCCTGAATTAAAATTATTCGAATGTGGATTGCCAAAAGATATGGCATCTGAGTTATACAAACCTTTCGTTATCCGTAAATTGATAGAAAGAGGTATTGTTAAAACAGTAAAATCTGCTAAGAAAATTATAGATAAAAAAGAGCCTGTAGTTTGGGATATCCTTGAAAACGTAATTAAAGGTCACCCAGTATTACTTAACCGTGCTCCTACGTTACACAGACTTGGTATTCAAGCTTTCCAACCAAAATTAATTGAAGGAAAAGCGATCCAATTGCACCCATTGGTATGTACGGCTTTCAACGCCGATTTTGATGGGGATCAGATGGCAGTTCACTTGCCATTAGGACCAGAGGCTATTTTAGAGGCACAATTATTAATGTTGGCTTCTCACAATATTCTTAACCCTGCGAATGGAGCACCAATTACTGTACCTTCTCAGGATATGGTCTTGGGTCTATATTATATGACCAAAGAACGTATCTCTACGCCAGAACACATAATTTTAGGTCAAGACTTAACTTTCTATTCTGCTGAAGAAGTAAATATTGCATTAAACGAAGGAAGATTAGAATTGAATGCTCGTGTAAGAATTAGAGCAAAAGATTTTAATGACGCTGGAGAATTAGTGTATAAAATCATTCAAACAACTGCAGGACGTGTATTATTTAATGAAGTAGTACCTGAAGCAGCTGGATATATCAATGATGTATTGACTAAGAAAAACCTTAGAGATATTATCGGACACATTTTAAGTGTGACTGATGTACCTACAACGGCAGCTTTCTTGGATAATATGAAAGATATGGGGTATAAATTCGCATTTAGAGGAGGTTTATCATTCTCTTTAGGTGATATTAGAATTCCAGAACAAAAAACAAAATTAATTGCAGACGCCAGAGAACAAGTTGAAGGTATTTCTGTGAATTATAACATGGGTCTTATTACCAATAACGAGCGTTACAACCAGGTTATTGACGTATGGACTTCAGCAAATGCTCAGTTAACAGAGTTAGCAATGAAAAATATTAGAGAAGACCAACAAGGTTTCAACTCTGTATACATGATGCTTGACTCTGGGGCGAGGGGTTCTAAGGAACAGATTCGTCAGTTAACTGGTATGCGTGGTTTGATGGCTAAGCCTAAAAAATCTACTGCTGGTGGTGGTGAGATTATTGAAAACCCGATTCTTTCTAACTTTAAGGAAGGTCTTTCGATCCTTGAGTACTTCATTTCTACTCACGGTGCTCGTAAAGGACTTGCGGATACGGCTCTTAAAACTGCCGATGCTGGATACTTAACAAGAAGGCTTCATGACGTTTCACAAGATGTTATTGTAAACATCGAAGATTGTGGAACTTTAAGAGGTGTTGAAGTTTCTGCTTTGAAGAAAAATGAGGAAATTGTTGAATCATTAGGAGAGAGAATTTTAGGACGTGTTGCATTGCAAGATGTTATAAATCCACTTACTAATGAAGTAATGGTTCAATCTGGACAACAAATTACTGAGGCAATCATGAGAACTATCGAAGCTTCTCCGATTGAAAGAGTAGAGGTTAGATCTCCATTAACTTGTGAGGCTTTAAAAGGTATTTGTGCGAAATGTTACGGTAGAAACTTAGCTACTGGTAAGATGACACAAAGAGGTGAAGCAGTAGGAGTTATTGCAGCTCAGTCTATTGGAGAGCCAGGTACACAGTTAACACTTCGTACGTTCCACGTTGGAGGGGTTGCTGGAGGTATTTCTGAAGAATCTAGTATCATTACAAGATTCAACGGTAGACTTGAGATTGAAGATTTAAAAACTGTAAAAGGTGAGGACAGCGAAGGTAATGCGGTTGATATCGTAGTATCACGTTCAACTGAATTAAAATTAGTTGATGAGAAAACTGGAATCGTTTTAAATACACATAACATTCCTTACGGATCTAGTATTTTTGTTAAGGATGGTGAAGTAGTTACTAAAGGATCTGTGATCTGTAAGTGGGATCCATATAATGGTGTAATTGTTTCTGAATTTACTGGTAAGATTGCTTACGAGGATTTAGAGCAAGGACAATCGTTCATGGTTGAAATCGATGAGCAAACAGGATTCCAGGAAAAAGTAATTTCTGAAGCAAGAAATAAAAAATTAATTCCAACTTTATTAGTTTATGGTAAAGAAGGTGAATTGATTCGTTCGTATAACTTACCAGTAGGAGCTCACCTTATGGTTGAGAACGGTGAGAAAATTAAAGCAGGTAAAGTATTAGTAAAAATCCCACGTCGTTCTTCTAAAGCAGGCGATATCACGGGAGGTTTACCAAGAATTACTGAATTGCTTGAGGCTCGTAACCCTTCAAACCCAGCGGTTGTTTCTGAAATTGACGGTGTTGTTTCTTTTGGAAAAATCAAAAGAGGTAACCGTGAAATTGTTATCGAATCTAAATTTGGTGAGATTAAAAAGTATTTAGTTAAACTTTCAAGCCAAATCTTAGTACAAGAAAATGACTTCGTAAGAGCAGGAGTACCATTGTCTGACGGTGCAATTACACCAGACGACATCTTAAGAATTCAAGGGCCGGCTGCTGTTCAACAGTACTTGGTAAATGAAATTCAAGAGGTATACCGTTTACAAGGGGTAAAAATTAATGACAAGCACTTTGAGGTAGTTATTCGTCAAATGATGCGTAAAGTAAGAGTTCAAGATCCAGGAGATACATTATTCCTAGAAGATCAATTAATTCACACTAAAGATTTTATCGTTCAAAATGATAAATTATATGGTATGAAAGTAGTTGAAGACGCTGGAGATTCTGCTGTATTGAAACCAGGTCAGATTATTTCGCCTCGTGATTTACGTGATGAGAATTCATTGCTTAAACGAAATGATAAAAATCTAGTTGTAGCTAGAGACGTAATTACTGCAACTGCAACGCCAGTTTTACAAGGTATTACAAGAGCTTCGCTACAAACTAAATCATTCATCTCTGCTGCTTCTTTCCAAGAAACAACAAAAGTACTTAACGAAGCTGCTGTAGCTGGTAAAGTAGATGATTTAGAAGGATTGAAAGAAAATGTAATTGTTGGACACAGAATTCCTGCAGGAACTGGTATGAGAGAATACGATAACACTATCGTAGGATCAAAAGACGATTACAATGAAATGATGGCTAATAAAGAAGAATATATTTATTAA
- a CDS encoding DUF3467 domain-containing protein — protein MSNPKQQPEQINIELDETIAEGIYSNLAIINHSSSEFVLDFVSIMPGIPKAKVKSRIVLTPQHAKRLLKAIGENIHRFEAAHGEIKETEQAPIPLNFGPAGQA, from the coding sequence ATGAGTAATCCGAAACAACAACCAGAGCAGATTAACATTGAGTTGGACGAAACTATTGCAGAAGGAATTTATTCTAATCTGGCGATTATCAACCACTCATCATCAGAATTTGTTTTAGATTTTGTGAGTATTATGCCAGGTATTCCTAAAGCCAAGGTAAAGTCAAGAATTGTCTTGACACCACAACATGCTAAAAGATTATTGAAAGCAATTGGTGAAAACATTCATCGTTTTGAAGCCGCTCATGGCGAAATCAAAGAGACGGAGCAAGCGCCAATCCCGCTTAATTTTGGTCCGGCAGGACAAGCATAA